A region of Methanobacterium sp. Maddingley MBC34 DNA encodes the following proteins:
- a CDS encoding Zn-dependent hydrolase, glyoxylase (PFAM: Metallo-beta-lactamase superfamily): MISMKLGNYQYKKTSQLSWVEVFQNPCHISFQTFQTGSVVINLKGTLNPDHPRARDIEDQELEVPILAQWVHHQEKGDFLLDVGLDSSYFKDPCGGLEGTSVDEYQQEENQNIAYHLEKRDISLKMVFLSHLHSDHAAGVRELPQNIPYITGKGEYKEYHPEVHGDFLEGLEELFEIDYSKAQNMPFLGPSVDLLGDGSLWAIHTPGHTPGHSSFLVNGMDGPIFMVMDAAFIRENLKLGVAPSDYTWNTGVAQETLEKILTFLRLYPQVTVGAGHEVLK, encoded by the coding sequence TTGATTTCAATGAAACTTGGAAATTATCAGTATAAAAAAACCAGTCAACTTAGTTGGGTGGAAGTGTTCCAAAATCCGTGTCATATCAGTTTTCAGACTTTCCAGACAGGTTCAGTGGTCATCAATCTGAAGGGTACTTTAAATCCAGATCACCCCCGTGCTAGGGATATTGAAGATCAGGAACTGGAGGTTCCCATACTGGCACAGTGGGTACACCACCAGGAAAAGGGTGACTTTTTACTGGATGTAGGACTGGATTCATCCTACTTTAAAGACCCTTGCGGAGGATTAGAAGGAACTTCTGTTGATGAATACCAGCAGGAAGAAAATCAGAATATTGCTTACCATCTTGAAAAAAGAGATATTAGCCTTAAAATGGTATTTCTAAGCCATTTACATTCTGACCACGCAGCTGGGGTGAGAGAACTGCCTCAAAATATTCCATATATAACTGGTAAGGGTGAGTATAAAGAGTACCATCCAGAAGTCCATGGTGATTTTTTAGAAGGTTTGGAAGAGTTATTTGAAATTGATTATTCCAAGGCACAGAATATGCCATTTTTAGGGCCTAGTGTGGATCTCTTGGGTGATGGATCTCTATGGGCAATCCATACTCCTGGACACACCCCTGGACACAGTTCTTTCCTTGTAAATGGGATGGATGGTCCGATTTTCATGGTAATGGATGCTGCATTTATTCGTGAGAACCTCAAACTTGGTGTGGCCCCCAGTGACTACACTTGGAATACAGGGGTGGCTCAGGAAACCCTTGAGAAGATTTTAACGTTTTTAAGATTGTATCCTCAGGTTACGGTGGGCGCTGGTCACGAGGTCTTAAAATAG